The following nucleotide sequence is from uncultured Draconibacterium sp..
TTTATAAAACATCAATGGCCGAGTTAGAGAAGGTATGTCAATCGCTGTTTCAGGATGACATCTTTTCAAAAGTTATTATTGTTGATAATTCACCTGATGACCGGCTAAAAAATATTATTCCCGACAAAAAGGTTGAATACATTTTTAATGGCAGGAATATTGGCTATGGTGCTGCTCATAATATTGCTATTCGAAAAATAATCGATCAATCCGATTACCACCTGGCATTAAACACCGATATCTTTTTTTCGGCCGACGTAATTCCCAGGATCGTAGGATACTTAAACAAACATCCCAAAGTAGGCCTTGTTTTACCCAAGGTACTCAACCTAAGGGGCGAGGTTCAGTATTTAGCGAAGCTCCTCCCTACTCCATCGAATTTACTGATTCGTTTATTTTTACCAGACAATATCCTAAAAAAGAAACGTACCAAATACCAGCTGGCTTTTAACGGGTACAATACCACCATGGAAGCACCGTGCCTTTCCGGCTGTTTTATGTTTTTCCGGGTAGAAGCCTTAAAGGAAGTGGGCATGTTCGACGAACGCTATTTTCTTTATGCTGAAGACTTTGATTTATCGAGAAGAATTCATGAGAAATACCAGACCATCTATTATCCCAAAGTTTCTATTACACATTATCATCACCGGCATTCGTACAAAAGTGGCCGTATGATGCTGGTACATATGGTAAATACCATTCGCTATTTTAACAAGTGGGGCTGGTTTTTCGATCCCAACAGAAGAAAAACCAATAAACGTGTACTAGAAGAGCTGGAATATAAACTGGCGAAGAAGGAACTGAATAAACACAAGGCTTCGGTTAAATAACTTTCTACGAAAGAAAAAATTTCAAATTGATGATAATTGAATACTTAGCGTGTTATTGATCCCGGATACTGGATTCTGGATTCTGGATTCTGGTTACTAGATACCGTATATTGACCAATGACTAATGACCAATAAACACCTTCTTTTCTTCTTACCGCAAAACAGTCACGCTCGCGTCTAAATTTTGAATAAAACAGCATCCATAAAAAGGAATTTATTTCACAATAGTCTGCTCTTGTTGAGCAACTTACTGTTTCCTTTTATCAGCTTTTCCTATGCGTCGCGGGTATTGGGTCCCGAAGCTTTTGGAAAGATTCAGTTTATTTTGGTATTTGCCCAGTACTTTGTTTTACTGGCGGCCATTGGAATCCCCATTTACGGCGTACGTGAGATTGCAAAAATCCGCCACGACCAGGCACAAATAAACAAAACAGTTTCCGAACTGCTGTTTCTAAATGGCATAAGTTCGTTTCTTTTGCTTTTGGTATACCTGGGAATTCTGTTTGTGGTTCCCTGGTTTCACGATGATCTGCAACTCTACCTGCTGGGAGGTTTAATTGTAATAAGTGCCTTTTCTAA
It contains:
- a CDS encoding glycosyltransferase family 2 protein, with translation MKITASIVLYKTSMAELEKVCQSLFQDDIFSKVIIVDNSPDDRLKNIIPDKKVEYIFNGRNIGYGAAHNIAIRKIIDQSDYHLALNTDIFFSADVIPRIVGYLNKHPKVGLVLPKVLNLRGEVQYLAKLLPTPSNLLIRLFLPDNILKKKRTKYQLAFNGYNTTMEAPCLSGCFMFFRVEALKEVGMFDERYFLYAEDFDLSRRIHEKYQTIYYPKVSITHYHHRHSYKSGRMMLVHMVNTIRYFNKWGWFFDPNRRKTNKRVLEELEYKLAKKELNKHKASVK